In the Aulosira sp. FACHB-615 genome, one interval contains:
- a CDS encoding F0F1 ATP synthase subunit B', translating to MFDFDATLPFMALQFLLLAALLNVIFYKPLTKVLDERDNYIRTNTLEAKERLAKAERLTQEYEQQLAEARRQSQATLEAAQAEAKKITAQKIAEAQQEAQAQREKASIEIEQQKQEAMRSLEQQVDALSRQILEKLLGPSLAR from the coding sequence ATGTTTGATTTCGATGCTACTTTGCCCTTTATGGCATTGCAGTTCCTGCTGTTGGCAGCCTTGTTGAATGTAATTTTCTATAAGCCACTGACCAAGGTACTGGATGAGCGCGATAATTACATCCGCACCAATACCCTTGAAGCCAAGGAACGTTTAGCCAAAGCCGAACGCCTAACTCAAGAATATGAGCAACAACTAGCAGAAGCTCGCAGACAATCGCAAGCGACTTTAGAAGCGGCTCAGGCTGAAGCTAAGAAAATTACTGCCCAGAAAATTGCTGAGGCGCAACAAGAAGCTCAAGCTCAACGAGAAAAAGCTTCTATTGAAATAGAGCAACAAAAGCAGGAAGCTATGCGTTCCTTAGAACAACAAGTTGATGCTCTCAGCAGGCAGATCCTAGAAAAACTATTAGGGCCGAGTTTAGCTAGATAA
- the atpE gene encoding ATP synthase F0 subunit C: MDPLVSAASVLAAALAIGLAAIGPGIGQGNAAGQAVEGIARQPEAEGKIRGTLLLTLAFMESLTIYGLVIALVLLFANPFA; the protein is encoded by the coding sequence ATGGATCCATTAGTTTCTGCTGCTTCAGTTCTGGCTGCTGCTTTAGCAATTGGTTTGGCTGCGATCGGCCCTGGTATTGGACAAGGTAACGCTGCTGGTCAGGCAGTAGAAGGTATTGCTCGTCAACCAGAAGCAGAAGGTAAAATTCGCGGTACTCTGCTATTAACCTTGGCGTTCATGGAATCTTTGACCATCTACGGTCTAGTAATCGCGTTAGTACTATTGTTCGCTAACCCCTTCGCATAA